The following coding sequences lie in one Burkholderia cepacia genomic window:
- a CDS encoding AraC family transcriptional regulator — MSAQTDKVVHWLLSSLEPRSQLFHVGQYCGDWQASTAGRAKASFHIILHGAAWLHFADGRDSIPVSEGDAVFLLRDVPHGLSPSAVNPKACAIAEGQPVERRGSMQPLDPSVDGSVGLACGFIEFRSAISRAIVSLFPACLIVRRGDGAHRGIHGLFDLIRAEGRHGVDEPSPLIDKLVELLLFYAVRDAAGHDTVASGLASLMQRTGFGTLVAAIIDAPGDAWTTESMAAFANMSRTAFCKHFSEASGHPPMQFVTLVRMRLAADLLQQGLPISRTGERVGYQSESAFAHAFKRTMGMQPGAWRRDRDGASQPAARLH; from the coding sequence ATGTCCGCGCAAACAGACAAGGTCGTCCATTGGCTGCTCTCCAGCCTGGAGCCCAGAAGCCAGCTCTTTCACGTCGGCCAGTATTGCGGGGACTGGCAGGCGTCGACCGCCGGTCGGGCCAAGGCGAGCTTCCACATCATCCTGCACGGTGCCGCGTGGCTTCACTTTGCCGACGGGCGCGACAGCATCCCCGTCTCCGAAGGGGATGCGGTGTTCCTGCTGCGCGACGTGCCGCACGGGTTGTCGCCGAGCGCGGTCAACCCGAAGGCCTGCGCGATCGCCGAAGGCCAGCCCGTCGAGCGACGCGGGTCGATGCAACCGCTCGACCCGTCGGTCGACGGCAGCGTCGGCCTCGCGTGCGGCTTCATCGAATTCCGGTCCGCCATCTCGCGCGCGATCGTGTCGCTGTTTCCCGCGTGCCTGATCGTGCGGCGCGGCGACGGCGCCCATCGCGGCATCCACGGGCTGTTCGACCTCATTCGCGCCGAGGGCCGCCATGGCGTCGACGAGCCTTCGCCGCTGATCGACAAACTGGTCGAACTGCTGCTGTTCTACGCGGTCCGTGACGCCGCGGGGCACGATACCGTGGCCAGCGGGCTCGCATCGCTGATGCAGCGGACCGGCTTTGGCACGCTCGTGGCCGCGATCATCGATGCGCCCGGCGACGCGTGGACCACCGAGTCGATGGCCGCGTTCGCCAACATGTCGCGCACCGCGTTCTGCAAGCACTTCAGCGAAGCGTCGGGCCATCCGCCGATGCAGTTCGTCACGCTGGTGCGCATGCGGCTCGCGGCGGACCTGTTGCAGCAGGGCTTGCCGATTTCGCGTACGGGCGAACGCGTCGGCTATCAGTCGGAATCGGCATTTGCCCACGCATTCAAGCGCACGATGGGCATGCAACCCGGCGCATGGCGTCGTGACCGCGACGGCGCGTCGCAACCGGCCGCTCGCCTGCACTAG
- a CDS encoding carboxymuconolactone decarboxylase family protein produces the protein MSRLPLPTVETAPAPSQPFLEKSQRANGFLPNLVRSLSNAPVALETYLTVAEINGRAGLTFAEREAVQITAAAVHGCAFCVAGHTAAALKKANVDRAAVDALRDGEPVADARLNAVAEFTRAVIATRGAVPDDALDAFLAAGFTEANALEVVLGVSLATLCNFANNLARNELNPELAAYRWEPRTQAA, from the coding sequence GTGAGTCGTCTGCCCTTGCCCACCGTCGAAACGGCCCCTGCGCCCAGCCAGCCATTCCTCGAAAAATCGCAACGTGCGAACGGCTTTCTGCCGAACCTCGTGCGCTCGCTCTCGAATGCGCCGGTCGCCCTCGAAACCTATCTGACCGTCGCCGAGATCAACGGCCGCGCGGGCCTCACGTTCGCCGAACGCGAAGCGGTTCAGATCACCGCGGCCGCCGTTCACGGCTGTGCGTTCTGCGTGGCCGGACACACCGCGGCCGCATTGAAAAAGGCGAACGTCGATCGCGCCGCAGTCGACGCGTTGCGCGACGGCGAGCCGGTGGCCGATGCGCGACTGAACGCCGTCGCTGAATTCACGCGCGCAGTGATCGCGACACGCGGCGCCGTGCCCGACGATGCGCTCGACGCGTTCCTCGCGGCCGGTTTTACCGAAGCGAACGCGCTCGAGGTGGTGCTGGGCGTGAGCCTCGCGACGCTGTGCAACTTCGCGAACAACCTGGCGCGCAACGAACTCAACCCCGAACTGGCGGCATACCGATGGGAACCCCGGACACAGGCCGCCTGA
- a CDS encoding LLM class flavin-dependent oxidoreductase gives MSKTIRFNAFEMNCVGHQSPGLWAHPRDRSWQYKDLDYWTDLARVLERGIFDAIFIADVIGYYDVYKGSNYHALHQAAQIPVNDPLQLAAPIAMATEHLGIGITASTTFEHPYTFARRLSTADHHTKGRLAWNIVTSYLESGAKNVGDHGLRTHDDRYAVAAEYVEVLYKLFEGSWEDGAVVRDRDGRVFTHPEKVHEIGHKGRFFDVPGYHLCEPSPQRTPVLFQAGASGPGKAFAAQHAECVFVAAPTREQLARYVADVRAQAAAAGRDPAKVLIYNLVTVIVDETDEKAQAKFDEYRRYVSYDGSLVFMSGWTGIDFGQYAPADPVRRVETNAIVSAVEHLSGGDTAWTIEALATWGGIGGLGPVFVGSAQTVADILQEWVAATDVDGFNLAYAVAHETFEDVVQHLVPELQRRGVYPSAYAPGTLREKLFGGTARLPDEHPAAQFRDIEQVKREAEREAVGA, from the coding sequence ATGAGCAAGACGATCCGCTTCAATGCGTTCGAGATGAACTGCGTCGGCCACCAGTCGCCCGGCCTGTGGGCGCATCCGCGCGACCGCTCGTGGCAGTACAAGGATCTCGACTACTGGACCGACCTCGCTCGCGTACTCGAACGCGGGATCTTCGACGCGATCTTCATCGCGGACGTGATCGGTTATTACGACGTCTACAAGGGCAGCAACTATCACGCGCTGCATCAGGCCGCGCAGATCCCGGTCAACGACCCGCTGCAGCTCGCCGCGCCGATCGCGATGGCGACCGAGCATCTCGGCATCGGCATTACCGCGTCGACGACGTTCGAGCACCCGTACACGTTCGCGCGCCGGCTGTCGACGGCCGATCATCACACGAAGGGCCGGCTCGCGTGGAACATCGTCACGTCGTACCTGGAGAGCGGCGCGAAGAACGTGGGCGATCACGGCCTGCGCACGCACGACGACCGCTATGCGGTCGCGGCCGAATACGTCGAGGTGCTGTACAAGCTGTTCGAGGGCAGTTGGGAGGATGGCGCCGTGGTGCGCGATCGCGACGGCCGCGTGTTCACGCATCCGGAAAAGGTGCACGAGATCGGCCACAAGGGCCGCTTCTTCGACGTGCCCGGCTACCACCTGTGCGAACCGTCGCCGCAGCGCACGCCGGTGCTGTTCCAGGCCGGCGCGTCCGGCCCCGGCAAGGCATTCGCCGCGCAGCATGCCGAATGCGTGTTCGTCGCCGCACCGACCCGCGAACAGCTCGCGCGCTACGTGGCCGACGTACGCGCGCAGGCCGCCGCCGCGGGACGCGATCCGGCCAAGGTGCTGATCTACAACCTCGTCACGGTGATCGTCGACGAAACCGACGAGAAGGCGCAGGCCAAGTTCGACGAGTACCGCCGCTACGTGTCGTACGACGGCTCGCTGGTGTTCATGTCGGGCTGGACCGGTATCGACTTCGGCCAGTATGCGCCGGCCGATCCGGTCCGGCGCGTCGAAACGAATGCGATCGTGTCGGCCGTCGAGCACCTGTCGGGCGGCGATACCGCGTGGACGATCGAGGCGCTGGCCACCTGGGGCGGCATCGGCGGACTCGGTCCGGTGTTCGTCGGGTCGGCCCAAACTGTCGCGGACATCCTGCAGGAATGGGTGGCGGCGACCGACGTCGACGGCTTCAATCTCGCGTACGCGGTTGCACATGAAACCTTCGAGGACGTCGTGCAGCACCTCGTTCCGGAGTTGCAGCGCCGCGGCGTGTACCCAAGCGCGTATGCGCCGGGCACGCTGCGCGAGAAGCTGTTCGGCGGCACGGCGCGGCTGCCGGACGAGCACCCTGCCGCGCAGTTTCGCGATATCGAGCAGGTCAAGCGCGAAGCCGAGCGGGAGGCTGTCGGCGCGTAG
- a CDS encoding SfnB family sulfur acquisition oxidoreductase — translation MSDTSATIQERPVEAQPHVARVIADDAQAIEAAHALAQRLAEGAAERDRTRRLPRDEIEWFSQSGLWAITVPKAYGGAGVSHVTLTEVIKIVAAADPSLGQLPQNHFGLVDVITLTGTDAQKRHFFAEILSGKRFGNGFSEKGTKHVLDLKTRVRSDGEDYVVDGTKFYSTGALFAHYVPVLGLDDAHQAWLAYVPQPTTGLTVIDDWSGFGQRTTASGTVVLDAARVPASHVLPAQRVSDVPTLNGPLSQIIQAAIDAGIAKAAIDDTLAFVRTRTRPWIDSGVERAVDDPLTIREIGHLHIQLHAAEALLERAARTLDEITARGEVTEDDVARASVAVGEAKVLTTEVALLAGEKLFELAGTQSTLAEHNLDRHWRNARTHTLHDPVRWKYHLVGNYYLNGVRPARHAWN, via the coding sequence ATGTCAGACACGAGCGCCACGATTCAGGAGCGGCCGGTTGAAGCACAACCGCACGTCGCCCGTGTGATTGCCGACGACGCGCAGGCGATCGAGGCCGCGCACGCGCTTGCGCAGCGGCTCGCGGAAGGGGCCGCCGAGCGCGATCGCACCCGCCGCCTGCCGCGCGACGAAATAGAATGGTTCTCGCAGTCGGGGCTGTGGGCGATCACGGTGCCGAAGGCATACGGTGGCGCAGGCGTGTCGCATGTCACGCTGACCGAAGTCATCAAGATCGTCGCGGCGGCCGATCCGTCGCTCGGGCAGTTGCCGCAGAATCATTTCGGGCTGGTCGACGTGATTACGCTGACTGGCACCGACGCGCAGAAGCGTCATTTCTTCGCGGAAATATTGAGCGGAAAGCGCTTCGGCAACGGGTTCTCGGAGAAAGGCACGAAGCACGTGCTCGACCTGAAGACGCGCGTGCGCAGCGACGGCGAAGACTACGTCGTCGACGGCACGAAGTTTTACTCGACCGGTGCGCTGTTCGCCCATTACGTCCCGGTGCTCGGCCTCGACGACGCGCACCAGGCGTGGCTTGCGTATGTGCCGCAACCGACGACGGGGCTGACCGTGATCGACGACTGGTCGGGTTTCGGACAACGCACGACCGCGAGCGGCACGGTCGTGCTCGACGCGGCGCGCGTCCCGGCGTCGCACGTGCTGCCCGCGCAGCGCGTGTCGGACGTGCCGACGCTCAACGGCCCGCTGTCGCAGATCATCCAGGCCGCGATCGACGCGGGCATCGCGAAGGCGGCCATCGACGATACGCTGGCGTTCGTGCGGACCCGCACGCGGCCCTGGATCGACAGCGGCGTCGAGCGGGCTGTCGACGATCCGCTGACGATTCGCGAGATCGGCCACCTGCACATCCAGCTGCACGCGGCCGAGGCATTGCTCGAACGTGCGGCGCGCACGCTCGACGAAATCACGGCGCGCGGTGAAGTGACCGAAGACGACGTCGCGCGCGCATCAGTCGCGGTCGGCGAAGCGAAGGTATTGACGACCGAGGTCGCGCTGCTCGCGGGCGAGAAGCTGTTCGAGCTGGCCGGCACGCAGTCGACGCTCGCCGAGCACAACCTCGACCGGCATTGGCGCAACGCGCGCACGCATACGCTGCACGATCCGGTGCGCTGGAAATATCACCTGGTCGGCAACTACTACCTGAACGGCGTGCGCCCGGCACGCCATGCGTGGAACTGA
- a CDS encoding acyl-CoA dehydrogenase family protein, whose protein sequence is MTSSHAAPDLSTGTDYDTLASRFRPIFERIAAGTAERERRRELPHEAIGWLKSAGFGAVRLPAGAGGAGASLPQLFRLLTELAAADSNLPQALRGHFAFVEDWLNAPPGPQRTTWFDRFASGQLVGNAWSEAGDVPLGQTVTKVSEQNGRLVLNGRKFYSTGSLFADWIDVFAQRAHDGSDVIVAVATAQPGVIREDDWDGFGQTTTGSGTTRFEDASVDADNVIDFARRFKYQTAFYQLFHVATLAGIGHAIVRDAGELVRNRTRVYSHGNAARAGDDAQLQQVIGEIASWAYAADALALRAAQPLQHAYEARFGGDEAAEHAANVAAEIESAQSQLVVSELVLRAATRLFDALGASATRTTTALDRHWRNARTVSSHNPLVYKARIVGDWVINGRTPPFVWRVGNGAGASAETGAAR, encoded by the coding sequence ATGACTTCGTCGCACGCAGCCCCCGACCTTTCCACCGGTACCGACTACGACACGCTCGCGAGCAGGTTCCGGCCGATCTTCGAGCGCATCGCCGCCGGCACCGCCGAACGCGAACGCCGCCGCGAACTGCCGCACGAGGCAATCGGCTGGCTGAAATCGGCGGGCTTCGGCGCGGTGCGGCTGCCGGCCGGCGCGGGCGGCGCCGGTGCATCGCTGCCGCAGTTGTTCAGGCTGCTGACCGAGCTGGCCGCTGCAGATTCCAATCTGCCGCAGGCGTTACGCGGACATTTCGCCTTCGTCGAGGACTGGCTGAACGCCCCGCCCGGCCCGCAGCGCACGACCTGGTTCGACCGCTTCGCGAGCGGCCAGCTCGTCGGCAATGCGTGGTCGGAGGCAGGTGACGTGCCGCTCGGCCAGACCGTCACGAAGGTATCGGAGCAGAACGGCCGGCTCGTGCTGAACGGCCGGAAGTTCTACAGCACGGGCAGCCTGTTCGCCGACTGGATTGACGTGTTCGCGCAGCGCGCGCACGACGGCAGCGACGTGATCGTCGCCGTCGCGACCGCACAGCCCGGCGTGATTCGCGAGGACGACTGGGACGGCTTCGGCCAGACGACGACCGGCAGCGGCACGACGCGCTTCGAGGATGCGAGCGTCGACGCCGACAACGTGATCGACTTCGCGCGCCGCTTCAAGTACCAGACCGCGTTCTATCAACTATTCCACGTCGCGACGCTGGCCGGCATCGGTCACGCAATCGTGCGCGACGCCGGCGAGCTCGTGCGCAACCGCACACGCGTGTACAGCCACGGCAACGCGGCGCGGGCGGGCGACGACGCGCAGCTGCAGCAGGTGATCGGCGAGATCGCTTCATGGGCATACGCGGCCGACGCACTCGCGCTGCGCGCCGCGCAGCCGCTTCAGCATGCCTATGAAGCGCGCTTCGGCGGCGACGAGGCGGCCGAGCACGCGGCGAACGTCGCGGCAGAGATCGAATCCGCGCAGAGCCAGCTCGTCGTGTCCGAACTCGTGCTGCGCGCGGCGACGCGCCTGTTCGACGCGCTTGGCGCGTCCGCGACGCGCACCACGACCGCACTCGACCGGCACTGGCGCAACGCGCGCACGGTGTCGTCGCACAATCCGCTCGTCTACAAGGCGCGGATCGTCGGCGACTGGGTCATCAATGGCCGTACGCCGCCGTTCGTCTGGCGTGTCGGCAACGGTGCGGGCGCCAGCGCGGAAACGGGAGCCGCACGATGA
- a CDS encoding ABC transporter ATP-binding protein encodes MTPALLDARHLTLGYGEPPRNIVLADVSLSVDAGEIVALIGPSGTGKSSLLRALAGLEQAQSGTVSINGATLQGPHPRIAIAFQDPCLLPWLSTESNVAFGLAFKHQARLTRDRQRERVRSALRAVGLEAAAALRPAQLSGGMAQRAALARALARQPQALLLDEPFSALDEITRAAMQRLLVSIVSSTRCATVLVTHDIDEALLVADRIVLLGTQGRLIDAWHVDFPHPRDAFVSELGTMRIDILKALQAGMKRPHATELPSLT; translated from the coding sequence ATGACGCCCGCGCTGCTGGATGCCCGCCACCTGACGCTCGGCTACGGCGAACCGCCACGCAATATCGTGCTTGCCGATGTCTCGCTGTCGGTCGACGCGGGCGAAATCGTCGCGTTGATCGGCCCGAGCGGCACCGGCAAGTCGAGCCTGCTGCGCGCACTGGCCGGCCTGGAGCAAGCGCAATCGGGCACCGTGTCGATCAACGGCGCGACGCTGCAGGGCCCGCATCCGCGGATCGCGATCGCGTTTCAGGATCCCTGCCTGCTACCGTGGCTGTCGACCGAAAGCAACGTCGCGTTCGGGCTCGCATTCAAGCATCAGGCGCGCCTCACGCGCGACCGGCAACGCGAGCGGGTCCGATCCGCGCTGCGAGCGGTCGGGCTCGAAGCCGCCGCGGCGCTGCGCCCTGCCCAACTCTCCGGCGGCATGGCGCAGCGCGCGGCGCTCGCACGTGCGTTGGCGCGTCAACCGCAGGCCCTGCTGCTCGACGAGCCATTCTCGGCGCTCGACGAAATCACGCGCGCCGCGATGCAACGGCTGCTGGTGAGCATCGTCTCGTCGACACGCTGCGCGACGGTGCTCGTGACCCATGACATCGACGAAGCGCTGCTCGTGGCCGACCGCATCGTGCTGCTCGGTACGCAAGGCCGCTTGATCGATGCATGGCATGTCGATTTCCCGCATCCGCGCGACGCGTTCGTCAGCGAACTCGGCACGATGCGCATCGACATCCTGAAGGCGTTGCAGGCCGGCATGAAGCGCCCGCACGCCACCGAACTCCCCTCCCTGACCTGA
- a CDS encoding ABC transporter permease, protein MSDALAPRRSSARETRRPSGSRYLVRATAGWLGVAGLVATVVVWWAAIHALTEPGSLGRQFAPDSAFASLRALCADDHLVEHALVSLRRIGVGLGAALLAGVPLGLLIGRVQWVERVLSPTFQFLRMVSPLSWMPLAVMSFGIGDRAIYFLLGFAALWPVLMSTAAGVAQIDRRWLQLGESLSATRRELLLHIMLPAIAGPLLNGIRLAIGILWIVLVPAEMLGVSAGLGYLILDTRDRLAYSELTAVILVIGALGFTLDGIARLLARAVLATDR, encoded by the coding sequence TTGTCTGACGCGCTTGCCCCCCGCCGGTCATCCGCGCGCGAAACGCGTCGGCCTTCCGGCTCCCGTTACCTGGTGCGCGCTACCGCCGGATGGCTCGGCGTGGCCGGCCTCGTCGCGACCGTCGTCGTATGGTGGGCCGCGATCCATGCGTTGACCGAACCCGGCTCGCTCGGCCGGCAGTTCGCGCCGGACAGCGCGTTCGCCAGCCTGCGGGCGCTGTGTGCGGACGATCATCTGGTCGAGCACGCGCTCGTCAGCCTGCGGCGCATCGGCGTCGGGCTCGGCGCGGCGCTGCTGGCCGGCGTCCCGCTCGGGTTGCTGATCGGCCGCGTGCAATGGGTCGAGCGCGTGCTGTCGCCGACCTTCCAGTTCCTGCGAATGGTGTCGCCGTTGTCGTGGATGCCGCTTGCCGTGATGTCGTTCGGCATCGGCGACCGCGCGATCTACTTCCTGCTCGGCTTTGCCGCGCTGTGGCCCGTGCTGATGAGCACGGCGGCCGGGGTCGCCCAGATCGACCGGCGCTGGCTGCAACTCGGCGAGAGCCTGTCGGCCACCCGCCGCGAGCTGCTGCTCCACATCATGCTGCCGGCCATCGCGGGGCCGCTGCTCAACGGGATCCGGCTCGCGATCGGCATCCTGTGGATCGTGCTGGTGCCGGCCGAGATGCTGGGCGTCAGCGCGGGGCTCGGTTACCTGATCCTCGACACGCGCGACCGGCTCGCGTATTCCGAACTGACGGCAGTGATTCTCGTCATCGGCGCACTGGGGTTTACGCTCGACGGTATCGCGCGGCTATTGGCACGCGCGGTGCTGGCGACCGACCGCTAG
- a CDS encoding MFS transporter, whose amino-acid sequence MSSIDLSPATPVSSPIRSASDVARLINTVDSSVSHARMIVLLALGGVFLDAYDLTTLSYGIDDVAREFGLTPALTGLVGSAIMIGTIFGSLIGGWLTDRIGRYQVFMADMLFFVVAAIAAGLAPNVWVLIGARFVMGLGVGIDLPVAMAFLAEFSKFNGRGNKASRLAAWCPMWYVASSVCFLLIFGLYFLLPAEHAGWLWRASLIFGAVPALVIILFRNRFMNESPLWAANQGDLANAARILRESYGIHAHEAEDARREPNPPPVRVRVLFQRPYLGRTLVASVMNLCIPFEYTAIAFFLPSILSQFLGAGVFETIAASLALNVLFAFTGGLLGMRLAYRYPSRHVAIAGFALQTVALVALALAGHPHGALAVGVVLLMLGTWLFAEGFGPGAQMMIYPTLSYPAAIRGTGVGFGRSLCGIGQALALFVLPILQARLGTDMFWVVAISAVTPIVFLLIVRYEPTARDIDDESVA is encoded by the coding sequence TCGACGCGTACGACCTGACGACGCTGTCCTACGGCATCGACGACGTCGCGCGCGAGTTCGGCCTGACGCCCGCGCTGACCGGACTGGTCGGTTCGGCGATCATGATCGGCACGATCTTCGGCAGCCTGATCGGCGGCTGGCTGACCGACCGGATCGGCCGCTACCAGGTGTTCATGGCCGACATGCTGTTCTTCGTGGTCGCGGCGATCGCGGCCGGGCTGGCGCCGAACGTCTGGGTGCTGATCGGCGCACGCTTCGTGATGGGGCTCGGCGTCGGCATCGACCTGCCCGTCGCGATGGCGTTTCTCGCGGAATTCTCGAAGTTCAACGGGCGCGGCAACAAGGCGTCGCGGCTCGCTGCGTGGTGCCCGATGTGGTACGTCGCGTCGTCGGTCTGCTTCCTGCTGATCTTCGGCCTGTATTTCCTGCTGCCGGCCGAGCACGCGGGATGGCTGTGGCGCGCGTCGCTGATCTTCGGCGCGGTGCCCGCGCTCGTCATCATCCTGTTCCGGAACCGGTTCATGAACGAATCGCCGCTGTGGGCCGCGAACCAGGGCGACCTCGCCAATGCCGCGCGCATCCTGCGCGAGTCGTACGGCATTCACGCCCACGAAGCCGAGGACGCGCGACGCGAGCCGAACCCGCCGCCCGTGCGCGTTCGCGTGCTGTTCCAGCGCCCGTATCTCGGGCGCACGCTCGTCGCGAGCGTGATGAACCTGTGCATCCCGTTCGAGTACACGGCGATTGCGTTCTTCCTGCCGTCGATCCTGTCGCAGTTTCTCGGCGCGGGCGTGTTCGAGACGATCGCGGCCTCGCTCGCGCTGAACGTGCTGTTCGCATTCACTGGCGGCTTGCTGGGCATGCGCCTCGCGTATCGCTATCCGTCGCGCCATGTCGCGATCGCCGGTTTCGCGCTGCAAACGGTCGCGCTGGTCGCGCTTGCGCTCGCGGGGCATCCGCACGGCGCGCTCGCGGTAGGCGTCGTGCTGCTGATGCTCGGCACCTGGCTGTTCGCCGAAGGCTTCGGGCCCGGTGCGCAGATGATGATCTATCCGACGCTGTCCTATCCGGCCGCGATCCGCGGTACCGGCGTGGGCTTCGGGCGTTCGCTGTGCGGCATCGGCCAGGCGCTTGCGCTGTTCGTGCTGCCAATCCTGCAGGCCCGTCTCGGCACGGACATGTTCTGGGTCGTCGCGATCAGTGCGGTCACGCCGATCGTGTTTCTGCTGATCGTGCGTTACGAGCCGACAGCGCGCGACATCGACGACGAAAGCGTCGCGTAA
- a CDS encoding ABC transporter substrate-binding protein, with amino-acid sequence MCQIPMSRREWLKLAALFTATGAAPLLSAANAHAATEPDAPVRIGYLPITDAAPLLVAHNNGYFAAEGLNVEQPKLLRSWAQLVEAFLSGQVNVVHLLSPMTLWARYGSRAPAKVVAWNHVNGSGLTVAPDVDSLRDLGGKTVAIPFWYSIHNVVLQDMLRQQGLVPVLKRRGTPAANEVNLVVMAPSDMLPALAARQIAGYIVAEPFNATAELMKIGKILRFTGDVWKNHACCVVFMHEHDLAQRPAWSQKVVNAIVKAQVWARSHPQETAQLMSKNGAHRYSPHTLAALDRVLVPSASLADTYRTSGAIRHADWNGKRIDFQPYPFPSYTEALVQRLKRTVVDGDSAFLASLDPAFAARDLVDDRFVRKSIDAVGGMAAFGQPGAFKREEIIVV; translated from the coding sequence ATGTGCCAGATTCCGATGTCGCGCCGCGAATGGCTGAAGCTTGCGGCCCTGTTCACCGCGACGGGTGCCGCCCCGCTGCTGTCCGCGGCGAACGCGCACGCCGCGACGGAACCCGATGCGCCCGTTCGCATCGGCTATCTGCCGATCACCGACGCAGCGCCGCTGCTGGTGGCCCACAACAACGGCTATTTCGCGGCCGAAGGGCTGAACGTCGAGCAGCCGAAGCTGCTGCGCAGCTGGGCGCAACTCGTCGAAGCGTTCCTGTCCGGCCAGGTCAACGTCGTGCACCTGCTGTCGCCGATGACGCTCTGGGCGCGCTACGGCAGCCGCGCACCGGCGAAGGTGGTCGCATGGAATCACGTGAACGGCTCCGGGCTGACGGTCGCGCCCGACGTCGATTCGCTGCGCGACCTCGGCGGCAAGACCGTCGCGATTCCGTTCTGGTATTCGATCCACAACGTCGTGCTGCAGGACATGCTGCGCCAGCAAGGGCTCGTGCCCGTGCTCAAGCGGCGCGGCACACCGGCGGCGAACGAGGTCAACCTGGTCGTCATGGCGCCGTCGGACATGCTGCCCGCGCTCGCCGCACGCCAGATCGCCGGGTATATCGTCGCCGAGCCGTTCAACGCGACGGCGGAATTGATGAAGATCGGCAAGATCCTGCGCTTCACCGGCGATGTCTGGAAGAACCATGCGTGCTGCGTCGTGTTCATGCACGAGCACGATCTGGCGCAGCGCCCCGCGTGGTCGCAGAAAGTCGTCAACGCGATCGTGAAGGCGCAGGTGTGGGCGCGCTCGCATCCGCAGGAAACCGCGCAGTTGATGTCGAAGAACGGCGCCCACCGCTATTCGCCGCATACGCTCGCAGCGCTGGATCGCGTGCTGGTTCCGTCGGCGTCGCTTGCCGATACGTATCGTACAAGCGGCGCGATCCGCCATGCCGACTGGAACGGAAAACGGATCGACTTCCAGCCGTATCCGTTCCCGAGCTATACCGAGGCGCTGGTTCAGCGCCTGAAACGTACGGTGGTCGATGGCGACAGTGCATTTCTGGCGTCGCTCGACCCGGCGTTCGCGGCCCGCGATCTCGTCGACGACCGGTTCGTGCGCAAGAGTATCGACGCGGTCGGCGGGATGGCCGCGTTCGGTCAACCCGGCGCCTTCAAGCGAGAGGAGATCATCGTTGTCTGA
- a CDS encoding acyl-CoA dehydrogenase family protein, with amino-acid sequence MGTPDTGRLTAPALDASLVDWLDSNATQLDTSADSKAEVVPRLAAAGLFRLGVPANLGGAGGTTTDAIASIAAVAEHSLAAAFVLWGQRSFIEYLLQSPNTALRERLLPALLDGTCAGASGLSNAMKYLCGIESLQIEAARRTEAAEDCRLTGRMAWVTNLRAEQFVVAAAVSFRDGRPSAIVAIPHDAPGLTRSADLDLIALRGSNTAALQLEDVPTDSAWLIHADAQAFLPAVRPAFLGLQCGLSIGLARRALAEARHAAETTRGILGPEVDTCAAELSAACALLSSGIADGSLRMHPNRLFELRITLATLVASAVNLELEASGGRGYLRDAGLGFDRRWREAAFIPIVTPSVVQLKAQLAAQTRSIAA; translated from the coding sequence ATGGGAACCCCGGACACAGGCCGCCTGACGGCGCCCGCCCTCGACGCATCGCTCGTCGACTGGCTCGACTCGAACGCGACGCAGCTCGACACGAGCGCCGACTCGAAAGCCGAGGTCGTGCCGCGCCTGGCGGCCGCCGGGCTGTTCCGGCTCGGCGTGCCGGCGAACCTCGGCGGCGCGGGCGGCACCACAACCGATGCGATCGCGAGTATCGCCGCGGTGGCCGAACATTCGCTCGCGGCGGCATTCGTGCTCTGGGGTCAGCGCAGCTTCATCGAGTATCTGCTGCAAAGCCCCAATACCGCGCTGCGCGAGCGCCTGCTGCCGGCACTGCTCGACGGGACCTGCGCCGGCGCAAGCGGCCTGTCGAACGCGATGAAATATCTGTGCGGGATCGAGTCGCTTCAGATCGAAGCCGCGCGGCGCACGGAGGCGGCCGAAGACTGCCGGTTGACGGGCCGGATGGCCTGGGTGACGAACCTGCGCGCGGAGCAGTTCGTCGTCGCGGCGGCCGTGTCGTTTCGCGATGGCCGTCCGTCCGCGATCGTCGCGATCCCGCATGACGCGCCCGGCCTGACACGCAGCGCGGATCTCGACCTGATCGCGCTGCGCGGCAGCAACACCGCCGCATTGCAGCTTGAAGACGTACCGACCGATAGCGCATGGCTGATCCACGCGGACGCGCAAGCGTTCCTGCCTGCGGTGCGGCCAGCGTTCCTCGGCTTGCAGTGCGGGCTGTCCATCGGGCTCGCGCGTCGTGCGTTGGCCGAAGCGCGCCACGCGGCGGAGACGACGCGCGGCATTCTCGGCCCCGAAGTCGATACGTGCGCGGCCGAATTGAGCGCCGCGTGTGCGCTGTTGTCATCCGGTATTGCCGACGGCAGCCTGCGCATGCACCCCAACCGCCTGTTCGAGCTGCGCATCACGCTCGCGACGCTGGTGGCGAGCGCGGTGAACCTTGAACTCGAGGCCAGCGGCGGCCGCGGCTATCTGCGCGATGCCGGGCTCGGCTTCGATCGGCGCTGGCGCGAAGCGGCGTTCATTCCGATCGTCACGCCGAGCGTGGTGCAGTTGAAGGCGCAACTCGCGGCGCAGACGCGGAGTATCGCCGCATGA